Genomic segment of Malania oleifera isolate guangnan ecotype guangnan chromosome 7, ASM2987363v1, whole genome shotgun sequence:
AAATTCAATATtgaattgattaaaaaaaaaaaacaaataagtaCAATGAATTATTCTTACCATCTTTGGTATTTAAACAAAAAAGCCTTGGTATATGGAAAAGACTTTATCATTTGCAAACATAGCATTTGCCTGCAAAAATGTAAACTACAACCTTATATAGGAAGGAGTCATAAATATTTACTGCTAGAAGTTTAGGAAATAGTCCAACAATTACAACTTCAAAAAGTTGGGCCTCATTACTGTGATTGATCCAAGTAAGCCCCTAATTTTATCTATACACAACTGCAAATCAAGAAAAACATTTGAATACATTGTGCTACAATGAAGTGTTTATTTTATACATATGGATTAAAGTTCGACAAAAGTAATGGTTTGAATTCTTGAATTAGTAGGTTATAATGGCTACAAGCATGTATTTAAAAGTCGCTCTGAGAATGGTCCAACTGAGAATGGTCCAACATTGATTTTACACTTATAATCAATGTTAGAGCTTTCTAAATTTATTCTACAATAATCAATAGACATTGAATTGTATGTTTATGTGGTCAATAGAGAATAAGGATTTTGGCCTATATATTAGGTTTAACAAACTGAGAATTAATATTTtctcatttaaatattttttttttattacataggaacttcaggCACCAACAAGTCTTTCGAACCCtctagtgcggcaccaaacctacgaatcagCGTCCTCTCCCTAGGTTTCGCTaatcaggtaaagtccggaatacggacacggcttctgtgcatcagttggatgttcaGCCAACCCAACCCCtcggacacatctccattaccatctatGGTTCCTACTggctcatagagaactctcaccatctacggtccccgctggctcatagagcgaactctcaccatccatggtccccaCTAGCTtatagagtaaattctcaccatccacaggtaccgctggctccGTAAGTGTAtttacctggaattgaacccccgatactccttcttacgtgtTGATGCCTTTTCACCGCGCCATGCCTGTGGGGGTTCTTATTTAAATACTTGCTAACACATATAGTTTACCACTAAATAAAATCCTTTATTTCAAAGACCATTTTTCCCTATTCAAGTTTCCTGTCAATCAACTCTCTACTCTATTATAGGTTTAAATTAGAATCTATAGTTATATattaatttcatttcatattttattctttgatAATACTTTATCTTCTAGCATCGGTTTGAAAAGCATATAATTTGAGTTTATACTCATATATTTGTTGAATCGTAATTTGGATtcgtatttatttattttcaatctAATAAACTTACAAATCAATTTATCTACATGCAACACATGTACACCCAACTAGTATTTATCATAGAGCTAAAATACAATGGAACGGACCCTTCTTTTATCTTAATTTTTCACCATATTAtaactaattttaattttaaataatatctAATAGATAGACCTCTTCTCGCGCATGTGTAACCATCTCTTCTAAGACTATAAAAGGTCGCAAGTAATTCCCTATTTTGAACCACTGCAAATTCATATTTCCTCTGAATTCAAAGTGCAAATACTTGAAATTAAACTCACCAAAGCGAACACATTGGTAATTTACTCTCCTTTATTTTTTTGCTAGGCTGGTAATTATGATAATTTCTAGAGGGGGATTTGGAGGCCGAAGTGGAGAGTCTATACAGGCCCAAATGAAGAAGTATGAGAAgcttaaaagaaaaacaaaagcccAAACAGGCGTTAGCAATTGGGCTTAGAGCTTTGGCTCCTTTGCTGTCCATACCCATATAATTTCTAAGCTTTATATTTCTAGGTTCTTAAGTAGTGTTTAGTATAGATATCGGTATCTAAATTAAACTTATACTGATTTGTTCATATAATCTTATATTGTTTTTTATCTAAATCTATACGAATTCAAATTCGagatctcaatctcaattttTGCTTTCAAATACAGTGTGAGTTATTTTCATTCACTGAATTATTGGCACTTTAAAAGAAAAGTTCATGTCGTATAGCCAATAAACACAAAGGACCTTAGGTGTCCACGTTGGCACActaaagaagagagagaggagaggccAAAAGAGATCATGGAGAAGAGTGCAGTAGATGAGGATTGAGCCTTGAAGGAGAGATTGAAAAACACATAATGCGCGGAAGATAGACGAAAAATAAATGAAGAGCTTTTCAATGCATTCTTCACAATCTTGTACTCGGTTTATAGCCTTACAAGCATGCAATATTTGTGATGATGATCGATTAATGTTGTTAAAAATGTATTTACGATTATATGATTCTGCATTGATTATAAGCTAACACTTCTACTACCACTACATATGACTTTGTCGAGGCAAGTTTTAAAGCATGTCTCTGACTCTTAAATTCTTTTGCTCGACGTTGCTACTTGCTTGGTTAAATCGATATCTAGGGTTTTTTCTTTCGTTATCTGGTGTCAATTTTTGAATCATGCTACCATCTAGAAGTATTGTGAATTTATTTGAGTGTATTGTATTATCATATCAAATCAAGTCTCTTGATTTCATTTTCTAGAAAAGCATGTTACACAAGTTACGCATGAATGCATTTGCGGTGAATACAATAcaatctttataattttttttccaaaataaacaaAATCAATAATCCAACTAATTTTGATATACTTGGAAATGAATATGTCGATTCTCGAGCTTAGGGAGCGTCTTCTAAAATATGGCGGTGATGGATCTTTCAAATGATGAAATTGATTAAATGCATGTTGGAAGATGATTGTTTTGATCTTCTAGCTCCTTAATTTTCTTTGATTATTCCCTTAATTTTATCCCGTGACTTGCTCAACTTAAAACCTCTACATATGTTGAGGTGTCTGTGAATCGAAAATTTCGTGCTTTTGAAGTTAAAGATAGTAAAATTGGTATAAATATTAAGGTTTATATTAATCAAAAGAATGAGTACAATAcaatctttatatttttttttcacaataatccaactaatTTTGATATACTTGGAAATGAATATGTCGATTCTCGGGCTTAGGGAGCGTCTTCTAAAATATGGCGGTGTGTTGGAAGATGATTGTTTTGATCTTCTAGCTCCTTAAAGAGATTTTTCGTGAGCGGTGAGGTCGTGAGAGAGAGGGGGTAAGGTTAATGAGTTTATATAGCAGGcaaatagtaattagggttttatGGGTAAGGGCAAATAAATGGTCTGATCCGAACCCGGCTTGACCTATTTATAAATTGTTCGAATCCGAATAGATTCGTTTATAAACAGATTGATTTGTATAAATTCAAACTCGTTTTAAATGGATAGATTACAGATCAATCGTCGAGTTCCGACCTATTTTGTCAACCCTGGCCTTCACCCTTGATATCGTGCGGTTTCCCATCAAAGTTGCATAtcaaggaaaggaaagaaagcaGACGTCCATTAGATTATTCAAAGTTAGTACAATAGAATCCATGGTATAAGATGCACAGTTCTAGAATCCTAAATTGTCTTATGGCTGTGCTGGTGGCTGATTTGAGATATTGTATTCGTACTAAGCTTCATCAAAATGCGAACAATACACGAAAGCTCACGAAGGGTAGAGCAATCTCAAAACGCATTTTTCCATAATTGATTTGCAAAATCAGCAGGGTGGTTTTGAAATTGGGTTCAAGACAAGTATAAAATCATTAGAAAATTATAATCTGTGTAGCTCTGCTGGGGAACACAAACCATAGGAAATTTGGATACAGTAGAAATGGGTGAGGATTGAGGAAGGAGACTGCCTGCACAGAAGGCGCAGTCCCACAGGCGGCTCAGGGATTTGTGGTTGCATAGGGCCCACTCACAGGCCCTAccatgaaatattttaaaaaaaattttggggttCATATTTTTCCGGAATTTTTGggcataattttttaaattatccGAAGATTAATATttcttaaaattcaatttttaattgCATATTTTATGCCATGCTCTTCGATTTCGAGGAcagaattttttttgtttatttgtgGAACCTATGAGGGATATATTTAGTTCATACTCTTGGCGTTGACATCATTTTGAGcaagaattaaaaattttgattgctATTTGTATGAATGATATTAACAtacttaaaattataatttaatatgaGTTTGGAATAATTGAAAGTAatctaaattaattaaaattagctTTGCCCCAAACTACGAGATGGACTTATTCTGTGATAACAAGGCTGCTATTGACATTCTCATAATCCAGTTCAGCATGATTGGACCAAACATGTGGAAGTAGATCGACactttattaaataaaatcttgAGATCAAGATAATTCGATTTCCATTCGTTAAATCTAAAGATCAGTTggcagatatatttacaaaaGTTGTGTGCAACAAGAGCTTTTACAACTCACTTGACAAGTTGGGCATTAGAGATATatatgcaccaacttgagggggagtgctGGCATGATTGTAGGCTTGATTATAGGATTAAAATTATGACATGATTATAGGAGGAAATTTCAGATaggtaaatattgtaatatatattcattcATCTTGTACAGGAAAACATGAAGAAAAAATAtacagatttttattttttattctttaacAAGTGGGTTGTAATGTTTTCATCCTTCCAGTTTGGTGCTACCTGAGCAGTCTGAAGGGTCTACCCAAGTAGGACTTATGggtcataaaataaataaataaataatattatagtataaataataatgataaattatattgttatatattttCTAAATAGAAATCATTGGAAaggtgattttaaaaatattatatatatatatatacatcatttaattttcacaattattaagaaaaatatataattttattatttatattataatattattgtgATGTGACACatcataaaaaattaagaaacaaacttttacaatctatttttattttaagacaactttatactttttttttcaaGCAATTATATAAACTCTCAAATTTAGATCAATGACACtagaaaatgtaattttttttctttcttcatgtAAATGAGACTATGTCATGTCctgaactcttttttttttttttacttttagcctgattttttttttaaaataatatataaatttaaatatgtaaaaAGGCAAAAAGAATTTGCATCCtaaataagaaaggaaattaTAACTTATTTCAAGAAAGAATAATTTATTAGGATTTGTTGATGTGTCTCCTCTTCTTCCATTGAATCGCTCCTTCCAAAGTGACAACGCATTTACTAAATCTGCAGCCAAGCATACCCCCTTTCTGAAGAGAGATATTTACTTGAGGCAAGCAGAAGAATGGATACCTACTTCTTGGCTCATGCACTCAATTTAAGGTACCTAGCTACTTTTCTATCTTAGCAGCGTGGAACAAAACATTTCCACAAATTCAATCCTCACCATCAGACCTCCATATATCATGCCATCTCCTCCGAACCTGCAGCTGGACTTGTCCGTCGATCAAACCCTTTTGTGTATAATATATACACGGAAATGATCAGAAGAAAAGCTAGAAGCAGCAGCAACGACCTCGACTTGGCCACGGTGAAAGCCGCCGCATGGGCATGGCATCAGCATGGATCAAACTCCGATCAGAAGCCCAATATCAGTGAATTTGATCTCCGGAGAGCTCGCAGATCAGCTCCGAAACCATCTCGATACAAGCTTGAAGCCCTCAAGAAAGCCCGAGAAGCCGTGAAGGGATCACGCAGTCCAGACGATTGTGTCAATAACACTCTTCTTGATACTTATGAAATCCAAAGGATTTCCCAACAACTAGACCATCTCAAAAACCAGTCTCATTTTAAGGTCAACATTAAAGTTCACGGCGACTCTCTTGCTGATAATGATGGAAGTCTCGTGAAGATGAtgataaagatgaagaagaagaagaagaagttaattGAAGGGTTTTGGCCAATTAGGCAAGCTGTGAGATGTGGTTCAACGAATGATGTCGCGGTGAATGCAAATAGAGTTTTTAGGGATGGGAGATCAAGGGAGGAGCCATATATAACTTGTGGAGTTGGCCAACTATTGGCCACGGGGATTTCATGTGTTCAACGTGTCTTCAATTCTTACCACTAATAATATGGGTGGCGGTTCAAACCCAAGCTAGGGTGATTCTTTTCATTTGCATGAGATTGGATGTATAAGAAGTTAGGGTTTGATCAAAATGTATGATTTTGATCTCTACTATTATCTCTATCAATTTTGATTAAGTTAAATTTTTCTACCCATGAAATCTTGATATTTATTTTGTAAGGTTTggacaattttcctttttttattttcatgaGATTGGATGCATTTGAAGTTATAATTTAAACGTTGTTTACGATTTTCATCTCAACTATACCTCTATTTGATTTCTAGTGTAAATTTTTCTTCTCCATATGCAAGGGCAATGCATTCAAAttcaaaccacataaatcttggtgCTTATCTTGTGTTATTTTTTGTTTGGTTTAGTTTATCTCCcttttaattgttttgttttGGATTTCAATAATAGCTCAATTTGAAGACTTAATGTACAATTCATGCTACATTTCACAAGTATTAGGTGTACGATGAAGACCTCTGTAACGACCCTAATCCGCCatgtgggctcggagtgctactttagtgacgtcagtgtacctgataccttattcatcaaatataaaacacacgtacgcagcggaaataaaatataaaatcttcaaattacattaccagagttctaactatctttatactcgaatatatccatttccacataactatatcccataaaactaaacaaaaataaaatctctatctacacactactacataaaatttacatcactagcccgactcctctagccaactagacccgatctctaggatttcctgaaaagacagtttgtaaagtaggtgTGAGGTACAGTTCAGTGagagaaagactaagttaatgtcagtgtgtggccagcatgcatttagtgtacagaaaataaccagttcactaaatagacAAATACATTtattcactaaatagataaacacatttatgaaaacattcttaatttacatTCACACgcacaattagccaaggatagggaagattagctacccatacaagtagcttccctctactctagtaccattactgctactagggcactcacttTTCTCAACAACCCCTCGaatttatcttattaattaactgtattcatataaattaacatatatgcatataagacactacATGTGACAAACATGTCGTTTACAttcccatggcacgggttgtgcgacccgaaggctggactaagccggggtgatcaacccaaacaaagtcaaaaataaCATCCTTTGCAAACACATatgcaggcatccacagcaaagctgcagGTCCGACGCCCCTACTTCAACCTCACGGAAGCAGTCGattggaccccctacacttctatccaaacaatgtgggtgcacatggtctaacaacggtatcgtgctcacaatacactgatccccaaggttcctaaagcatatcatacaatttagataatagaaatcaccatttaaaacattaattcatatatatttcttgttattccaaacacctggccctccggccacaaaatacaatctggCTTATAGCCACTAATTAAAACTTGGTcctcgaccgtcaaataataatcctgacccttggtcaatcaaataacacctgaccattggccgttagttcaaattCCTGCATTTcaaaaacagttctagtattttcacaagcatttctagtatttcacaaacaattcagtatttcaaaatctcaaatctagatatacaataatctatacaaattaagtcatctgccacacaatttttcacattttaacatatccatataaataaacaaacttttcaccattcattttattcaaaaatatcataccatatatcctaaatttgtaaaatccatttcgaacggttggttttcaaaatagcctttaaattttcaaatgaataaataaataaatatatttgtataaatataacaattaaattgattcaaaattcataaaattactgacttaacttaatccccttacctgattcctgaaaaaacccgataacaccccggcctatgccccaggtgttcaaaaacccctaaaccctgaaattcaaatttcaccatattattcatcataattcgtagagtaatttttcctaaaattttgctaagttttgaataccctaaatagcttaataaaaacctaaattatcaaacttacccccgatttaggtttggtaccccggaactccaattcgaaaacccgctctgGTTAGATTGTAgggaatctccccacgaatcttctggcaattttcgttcgttaatgggCTTaaagtttaagagaaattgaggtaagtttgagatttggccttactccaggagatatgtctacaccgttcccacgacaaatccgctctagtagaaatgtcggtggcggcgagcagagcAAAACGATATTTTCAGATTTTTAATTGATCGAATAATGGAAacaagatggaggagagtgggagagagaaaaCGAGGAGCTACGTGAAGCTCTTTGTTTgcagagagaaagaagaagaaaaaaaaaaaaagttcttgaAGGATCTTTGATCCTTCAGGATCCTTCagggataatatatatatatatatatatatatatatatatatatataaaatattttattataatattatattatattatttaattaacaatatttattttttatttttttattttttaaattttaatttaattattt
This window contains:
- the LOC131159967 gene encoding uncharacterized protein LOC131159967; amino-acid sequence: MIRRKARSSSNDLDLATVKAAAWAWHQHGSNSDQKPNISEFDLRRARRSAPKPSRYKLEALKKAREAVKGSRSPDDCVNNTLLDTYEIQRISQQLDHLKNQSHFKVNIKVHGDSLADNDGSLVKMMIKMKKKKKKLIEGFWPIRQAVRCGSTNDVAVNANRVFRDGRSREEPYITCGVGQLLATGISCVQRVFNSYH